From a single Ovis aries strain OAR_USU_Benz2616 breed Rambouillet chromosome 23, ARS-UI_Ramb_v3.0, whole genome shotgun sequence genomic region:
- the NAPG gene encoding gamma-soluble NSF attachment protein isoform X1: MAAQKINEGLEHLAKAEKYLKTGFLKWKPDYDSAASEYGKAAVAFKNAKQFEQAKDACLKEAVAHENNRALFHAAKAYEQAGMMLKEMQKLPEAVHLIEKASMMYLENGTPDTAAMALERAGKLIENVDPEKAVQLYQQTANVFENEERLRQAVELLGKASRLLVRGRRFDEAALSIQKEKNIYKEIENYPTCYKKTIAQVLVHLHRNDYVAAERCVRESYSIPGFNGSEDCAALEQLLEGYDQQDQDQVAEVCNSPLFKYMDNDYAKLGLSLVVPGGGVKKKAAAPPQAKPEGTAAPAAEDEEDEYAGGLC; encoded by the exons ATGGCGGCTCAGAAGATAAACGAGGGGCTGGAACACCTGGCCAAAGCAGAGAAATA CCTGAAAACTGGTTTTTTGAAATGGAAGCCGGATTATGACAGCGCTGCTTCTGAGTATGGAAAAGCAG cTGTTGCTTTTAAGAATGCCAAACAGTTTGAGCAAGCAAAAGACGCCTGCCTGAAGGAAGCTGTGGCCCATGAGAACAACAGGGC CCTTTTTCACGCTGCCAA AGCATACGAGCAAGCCGGCATGATGCTGAAG GAGATGCAGAAACTCCCAGAGGCTGTTCACCTGATCGAGAAGGCCAGCATGATGTACCTGGAGAACGGCACCCCAGACACGGCCGCCATGGCCCTGGAGCGGGCCGGGAA GCTGATAGAGAATGTAGATCCAGAAAAGGCTGTGCAGTTATATCAGCAGACAGCCAATGTGTTTGAA AATGAAGAGCGCCTGCGGCAGGCTGTCGAACTCCTGGGGAAAGCCTCCCGGCTGCTGGTGCGCGGGCGCAG GTTTGATGAGGCGGCACTCTctattcagaaagagaaaaacatttataagGAAATTGAGAATTATCCAACTTGTTATAAG AAAACAATCGCCCAGGTCTTGGTGCACCTGCACAGAAACGACTACGTGGCGGCTGAGCGCTGTGTCCGCGAGAGCTACAG CATCCCCGGCTTCAATGGCAGCGAGGACTGCGCTGCCCTGGAGCAGCTCCTGGAGGGCTATGACCAGCAAGACCAGGACCAGGTGGCCGAGGTGTGCAACTCGCCGCTGTTCAAGTACATGGACAATGAT TATGCAAAGCTGGGCCTGAGCCTGGTGGTCCCAGGAGGCGGTGTCAAGAAGAAGGCAGCAGCTCCCCCACAGGCCAAGCCCGAAGGCACCGCTGCCCCCGCCGCCGAGGATGAGGAGGACGAGTACGCAGGGGGGCTGTGCTAG
- the NAPG gene encoding gamma-soluble NSF attachment protein isoform X2, whose translation MVMSLLPVGLFHAAKAYEQAGMMLKEMQKLPEAVHLIEKASMMYLENGTPDTAAMALERAGKLIENVDPEKAVQLYQQTANVFENEERLRQAVELLGKASRLLVRGRRFDEAALSIQKEKNIYKEIENYPTCYKKTIAQVLVHLHRNDYVAAERCVRESYSIPGFNGSEDCAALEQLLEGYDQQDQDQVAEVCNSPLFKYMDNDYAKLGLSLVVPGGGVKKKAAAPPQAKPEGTAAPAAEDEEDEYAGGLC comes from the exons ATGGTTATGAGTTTGCTGCCTGTGGG CCTTTTTCACGCTGCCAA AGCATACGAGCAAGCCGGCATGATGCTGAAG GAGATGCAGAAACTCCCAGAGGCTGTTCACCTGATCGAGAAGGCCAGCATGATGTACCTGGAGAACGGCACCCCAGACACGGCCGCCATGGCCCTGGAGCGGGCCGGGAA GCTGATAGAGAATGTAGATCCAGAAAAGGCTGTGCAGTTATATCAGCAGACAGCCAATGTGTTTGAA AATGAAGAGCGCCTGCGGCAGGCTGTCGAACTCCTGGGGAAAGCCTCCCGGCTGCTGGTGCGCGGGCGCAG GTTTGATGAGGCGGCACTCTctattcagaaagagaaaaacatttataagGAAATTGAGAATTATCCAACTTGTTATAAG AAAACAATCGCCCAGGTCTTGGTGCACCTGCACAGAAACGACTACGTGGCGGCTGAGCGCTGTGTCCGCGAGAGCTACAG CATCCCCGGCTTCAATGGCAGCGAGGACTGCGCTGCCCTGGAGCAGCTCCTGGAGGGCTATGACCAGCAAGACCAGGACCAGGTGGCCGAGGTGTGCAACTCGCCGCTGTTCAAGTACATGGACAATGAT TATGCAAAGCTGGGCCTGAGCCTGGTGGTCCCAGGAGGCGGTGTCAAGAAGAAGGCAGCAGCTCCCCCACAGGCCAAGCCCGAAGGCACCGCTGCCCCCGCCGCCGAGGATGAGGAGGACGAGTACGCAGGGGGGCTGTGCTAG